Within Desulfobacter sp., the genomic segment CGGCGGACATGCTCATAGCGGCATCGGGAACGGTTACCCTGGAAGCTGCCCTTTGTCAGGTGCCGACCATTATCGTTTATAAACTTTCACCCTTGGCCTTTGCCCTGGGCCAGCTGCTGGTTAAAGTAAAATACGCCGGCCTTGCCAACCTGATTATGGGGCGGGAGGTCATGCCTGAGCTGCTCCAGAAGGACGCCAGTCCTGAAAAGATTTCAAAAAAGGCGTTTTCCATACTCTCCGATCTAAGTGCCCACAGAAGACAATTGGCCCAGGTTCGCCAGCGGCTGGGCACGCCCGGTGCACCGGATCGAACCGCGAAAATTATTATAAATATTATGGGGAAAGAAAGGAAACCGGGGGCTTAAATACCTATTTGACAAACCCATGGCAAAGTGATTAGAGTGAATCAGACCATCATATTAATCTAAGAGGATTTAAATTTTCATGACCTTTGAAGTGACCCTGTTGCTCATCTGTCTTCTATTGTCCGGTTTTTTTTCGGCTTCGGAAACAGCACTTTTTTCGATTTCAAAAGTCAAAGCACTACATGTGGCCAAGGACGGTTCCAGCACAGGCCGCCTGATTATGGAGATGAAAGAGGATTCCCATACACTTCTGACCACGATTCTCATCGGCAACAACCTGGTTAATATCGGTGCGTCTGCCCTGGCAACATCCCTGGCTATTTCCTATTTTGCCTCCAACGCCGTCGGCATTGCAACCGGTGCCATGACCCTTCTTATCCTGGTCTTCGGGGAAATTTTTCCCAAGTCCTTTGCCAACCACAACAATGTGCTGGTATCCAGGGGGGTGATTTATCCCCTGTACTGGCTGTCAAAACTTTTCTTTCCCCTGATCTTTATTCTCAATTTTATTCCCAAACTCCATGGGACCATTGATAACGCCCAGGAGGCCGTTACCGAAGATGAACTTATGACCATGGTTGAGGTGGTTGAGGAGGAAGGGGAAATCAAAGTGGAAGAAAAAGAGTATATCACCAGCATCTTTGAGTTTGACGATACCTCCTGTTCAGAAATCATGACCCCCAGGGCGGATATGTTTGTGGTGGATGTTTCCCAGGGCCTGGATATCCAGGATGTGCTTAGAACCGGCTTTTCAAGAATACCGGTGATAGAGGATACCATTGACAATATCGTTGGGATTCTTCATGTGAAGGATCTTTTCGCAAAGTTCCAGCGCCAGGTTGAATCGGGAAAAAATGTCGGGGACCTTGAATTGAAATCCATCATGAAAAAACCCTATTTTATCCCGGAATCCAAAAAGCTGGATTCCCTGCTCCAGGCCTTTAAAACCAAGAAGAACCATATGGCGGTGGTGGTGGATGAGCACGGCGGGGTCTCAGGCATTGTCACCCTGGAGGACGTGGTGGAAGAGGTGTTTGGCGAAATTGTCGATGAGACCGATCATAACGCCCCTGACATTGTTCAGTTAAAGGGGAAAAAATGGCTGGTCTCCGGACGGATGGATGTGGATGACCTGAACAAGGCCCTTGATATTGAAATTCCGGAATCCGCCAACTACGATACCATTTCAGGTTTTTTTCTTGAGCAGATCGAGCGGATTCCCCAACCGGGAGAGTTCATTCGGCTGGATGACTGGGTGATTACGGTGAAGGACATGGACGGTAACCGGATAAAATCCTTTATCGTCAAACCTGCTGACAACCAGGACGCCAAGGGACTCGGATAACCAAGGAGTGAAAAAATAAAAAATCAGGGATATTTACTTGACAGATGAAAATCATCTGTATAAGCTTCTTGGACCTTAAAAAAACGAATCGGATTAAAAGATGAATTTTACCTTTGGCAGATATTTTTATTTTAGCAGCTTCTTTAGAAGGGAGCCTGCCTGCCGGTGGTGAATCAACCTTAACACCCGAGACCCCGATCAAAAAACCGCAGCAGGCAGACGCCTGGTGCGGTTTTCGCGTTTTTGGGGGGGAGGGAATGATCCAGGAACCTTAGACTATGGAAATACCGAAAGAGAAAAAAGTGGATGATACCCAAGCCAATTCTCTGGCACCTTTGAGGGAAGAGATCGACCGGATTGATGCCAGGATTCTGGAGCTGATAAACCGGCGCCTGAACATCGGAGAACAGGTGGGCATGGTTAAAAAGCAGAAGGGCAGTCAGATCCTTGACCGGGCCCGGGAACGGATGGTGGTTGAAAACCTGTTTAAAATTAACCAAGGCCCTGCGAACCCGGAGCTGATCCAGTATATATTTAATGTGATCATCACCGCCACCAGGGAAATCCAAAAGCCTAAGACCATCGCCTTTTTAGGACCTAAAGCAAGTTACACCCATATTGCCGCCCTGAATCATTTCAGGCATTCCGGTGATTTTGCTGAACAACCCAGCCTCTTTGATGTATTCCGGGAGGTAGAACGGTCCCAGGGTCATTACGGGGTGGTACCGGTGGAAAATTCCATTGAAGGGGCAGTGAATCATACACTGGACCTGTTTACTGAGTTTGACCTGAATATATGTGCCGAGCATTACGAACCTATTTCCCACGACCTGCTTTCCATCACCGGGGAGCCGGACGATGTCAGAACCATTTACTCCCATCCCCAGGCCATTGCCCAGTGCAAGGGGTGGATTCGTAAACACTTCCCCGAAGCCGAGGTGCTGGAGACAAGTTCCACTTCCAAGGCAGCTCAGATGGCCGCCGGGGACGAAACCGTTGCGGCCATCGCTTCCCAAAAGGCGGCCCATATTTATGAACTGCTGCCCGTGGCGTCAAAAATCGAAGACCGGGGGGGGAATATTACCCGGTTTTTGGTCATTGGCAAGGATTCCCCGGAACCCACCGGCAAAGATAAAACCTCAATTATGTTTGCCACCTCCCATACCCCGGGGGCGTTATTCAAAGCCCTGGCCCCCATTGACAGGGCCGGACTGAACATGGTGAAACTTGAATCCAGGCCCACCCGGCACCACAACTGGAGCTATTATTTTTTTATGGATATTGAAGGCCATATCAAAGAAGCGGCGGTGAGCCGTACAATTGACGAAATCAGGTCTGCAACTCTTTCGCTCAAAATTCTGGGGGCATATCCCATATTTAAAAAAGAGGAGCCCCTCCCATGACCCATTGTTTAATCGATACCTCCACCGCCCTTTATTGCGTGCTTGGGCGTCCGGTTGCCCATTCCAAAAGCCCAGCCGTCCATAACAGGGCGTTCCGGGAAGAAAAGATCAATGCCGTTTACCTGGCATTTGAACCCGAAAATATTGAAAAGGCCGTCATGTCAATCAAAACCCTTTCCATCCGGGGGGCTTCTGTGACCATTCCCTTTAAGGAATCTGTCATGGCGTATCTGGACTGGATTGATCCCCTGGGATTGGAAATCGGGGCGGTAAACACCATCGTCAATGAGGACGGTGTCCTCAAGGGCTATAACACTGACTGCCGGGCGGCTATTGATCCCATCCTGGGCCTGGGCAGCATCCGGGATAAACGGGTTTGCATTGTCGGGGCAGGGGGAGCGGCCCGGGCCGTCGCCCACGGGGCCGCAAAGGAAGGGGCAAAAATTATTGTCACCAACCGGACCCAGGAAAAGGGGCTGGACCTGGCAGACCGGGTATCCGGAGAATTTGTTCCGGCCAAGGAAGCTGAGGATATACAGGCGGACGTGGTGATCAACACCACCAGCCTGGGCATGGTGCCCAATGACCAGGTCTTGAGTTTTTCTGAAAAGGCCCTTCGGCCCGGTATGCTGGTCATGGATGTGGTGTATGCGCCCATGGATACCTGTCTGCTGAAAACCGCCAGGTCAAAGGGATGCACCACCATTGACGGGTTGACCATGTTCCTGGCCCAGGCCGCCGCCCAGTTTACGCTGTGGACGGGCAGGATTCCTGATATCGAACTGATGAGAAAAGACATATTGGGCTGATGCGCCCGAAGGAGAAAAAGATGAAGCAGCTGAGTCCCCGGAATATCCCAGACCAGGTGGTCCGTATTCCCGGATCCAAAAGTATCTCGCACCGAATGATGATCTGCGCGGCCCTGGCCCGGGGAAAATCGGATATTTACAACTCCCTCGAAAGCGATGACCTCGCCTTGACCCGGCAGACCCTGTCACATATGGGGGCCGGTATCCACAGAGCCGGTGAGGACCATTATGAAATTACCGGTTTCGGCGGCCGCCCAAGGCCCTATCCAGAGCCCATTTACCTGGGTAATTCCGGCACCTCCATGCGGTTGCTGGCCGGCATTGCCGCCCTGGGGGATACCGCCTATACCCTGACCGGGGATGAGCGCATGTGCCAGCGGCCCATGACCGAATTGCTGGAGGCCCTGAACCTGATCCAGATTTCGGCGTATTCACGCAACGACCAGGGCACCCCCCCTGTCGTCATCCAGGGGAACAGCCGCATGGGCGGTAAAACCCGGATCGACTGCTCCAGGTCAAGTCAATACCTTTCCGCCCTGCTCATGGCAGGCGCCCTTTTCGACCAGGGCCTGGTCATTGAACTGGACGGCCCTCCGGTATCCCAGCCCTATGTTGATCTGACCCTGGATGTCATGCGGCAGTTTAATGTGACGGCTGAAAGGGTGTCAAATATCAGGTATGAGGTTCCGGGCCGCCAGGCATATGTCCCGGGTAAGAGAATCGTGGAGCCGGATATGTCCAATGCCGGTTATTTCTGGGCGGCCGGGGCGGTTAGCGGCAAAAAAATCGGGGTAGACAATATTGGAGAATCACTTCAAGGCGACCTGAAACAGGT encodes:
- a CDS encoding HlyC/CorC family transporter produces the protein MTFEVTLLLICLLLSGFFSASETALFSISKVKALHVAKDGSSTGRLIMEMKEDSHTLLTTILIGNNLVNIGASALATSLAISYFASNAVGIATGAMTLLILVFGEIFPKSFANHNNVLVSRGVIYPLYWLSKLFFPLIFILNFIPKLHGTIDNAQEAVTEDELMTMVEVVEEEGEIKVEEKEYITSIFEFDDTSCSEIMTPRADMFVVDVSQGLDIQDVLRTGFSRIPVIEDTIDNIVGILHVKDLFAKFQRQVESGKNVGDLELKSIMKKPYFIPESKKLDSLLQAFKTKKNHMAVVVDEHGGVSGIVTLEDVVEEVFGEIVDETDHNAPDIVQLKGKKWLVSGRMDVDDLNKALDIEIPESANYDTISGFFLEQIERIPQPGEFIRLDDWVITVKDMDGNRIKSFIVKPADNQDAKGLG
- the pheA gene encoding prephenate dehydratase, whose product is MEIPKEKKVDDTQANSLAPLREEIDRIDARILELINRRLNIGEQVGMVKKQKGSQILDRARERMVVENLFKINQGPANPELIQYIFNVIITATREIQKPKTIAFLGPKASYTHIAALNHFRHSGDFAEQPSLFDVFREVERSQGHYGVVPVENSIEGAVNHTLDLFTEFDLNICAEHYEPISHDLLSITGEPDDVRTIYSHPQAIAQCKGWIRKHFPEAEVLETSSTSKAAQMAAGDETVAAIASQKAAHIYELLPVASKIEDRGGNITRFLVIGKDSPEPTGKDKTSIMFATSHTPGALFKALAPIDRAGLNMVKLESRPTRHHNWSYYFFMDIEGHIKEAAVSRTIDEIRSATLSLKILGAYPIFKKEEPLP
- the aroE gene encoding shikimate dehydrogenase, whose translation is MTHCLIDTSTALYCVLGRPVAHSKSPAVHNRAFREEKINAVYLAFEPENIEKAVMSIKTLSIRGASVTIPFKESVMAYLDWIDPLGLEIGAVNTIVNEDGVLKGYNTDCRAAIDPILGLGSIRDKRVCIVGAGGAARAVAHGAAKEGAKIIVTNRTQEKGLDLADRVSGEFVPAKEAEDIQADVVINTTSLGMVPNDQVLSFSEKALRPGMLVMDVVYAPMDTCLLKTARSKGCTTIDGLTMFLAQAAAQFTLWTGRIPDIELMRKDILG
- the aroA gene encoding 3-phosphoshikimate 1-carboxyvinyltransferase, with the translated sequence MKQLSPRNIPDQVVRIPGSKSISHRMMICAALARGKSDIYNSLESDDLALTRQTLSHMGAGIHRAGEDHYEITGFGGRPRPYPEPIYLGNSGTSMRLLAGIAALGDTAYTLTGDERMCQRPMTELLEALNLIQISAYSRNDQGTPPVVIQGNSRMGGKTRIDCSRSSQYLSALLMAGALFDQGLVIELDGPPVSQPYVDLTLDVMRQFNVTAERVSNIRYEVPGRQAYVPGKRIVEPDMSNAGYFWAAGAVSGKKIGVDNIGESLQGDLKQVNILEKMGCHVQKEGRVLSVQGGALTGVDVDMADTPDAVPAIAVVAAFAKGRTRIRNIGHLRIKECDRIDAVCSQLAKMGVQVSQGPDSMEITGGNPCGACIETFNDHRIAMAFSVAGLVVAGMEIENPGCVEKSFPTYWQIYDAL